Proteins co-encoded in one Halorussus vallis genomic window:
- a CDS encoding sodium:calcium antiporter, whose translation MSSRLRHPLVAVAATVLLTLPWVVTRLSGNVHAMSDLATVGITGLAVLGASFLLAWGAETAEKDVPRAFALAVLAVLAVAPEYAVDALYAWTAGANINTPRGMEAANLAVANMTGANRILIGLGWSGIALFTIYRSGSSDDPAVNESSGIMADHLELDRDIATEITFLLIATAYAFFVPLGNGIGMPDTIVLVGLYVTYIAIIIRGDVEDHEEQVGVPAYFQSLSKIPRILTVLVLFAYSGVMIYTAVHPFAHGLEELGTAAGIPPFFMIQWIAPLASESPELIVVAYLVNKARSTAGFNALISSKLNQWTLLIGTLAVVYSIAAGQIGTLPFDHKQTAEIWITAAQSFFALAILSNFEISVREAVAILVLFLTQLVAEFYVIRTVAEPQATELSILILYAYTAVYLVLGAVLFAMRRAELKYLVGRTVDNARDAIGGRSGQVDHAD comes from the coding sequence ATGTCCAGTCGCCTACGACACCCGCTGGTGGCGGTCGCCGCCACGGTGTTACTGACGTTGCCCTGGGTCGTCACCAGGCTTTCCGGGAACGTTCACGCGATGAGCGACCTCGCGACGGTCGGCATCACCGGCCTCGCGGTCCTCGGCGCGTCGTTCCTGCTGGCGTGGGGCGCAGAAACCGCCGAGAAAGACGTGCCGCGAGCGTTCGCGCTGGCGGTGCTCGCGGTGCTCGCGGTCGCCCCCGAGTACGCCGTCGACGCGCTGTACGCGTGGACCGCCGGCGCGAACATCAACACTCCGCGCGGAATGGAAGCCGCCAACCTCGCGGTGGCCAACATGACCGGCGCGAACCGCATCCTCATCGGCCTGGGCTGGTCGGGCATCGCGCTGTTCACCATCTACCGCTCGGGGAGTTCGGACGACCCCGCGGTCAACGAGAGTTCCGGCATCATGGCCGACCACCTCGAACTCGACCGCGACATCGCCACCGAGATAACGTTCCTGCTGATCGCCACCGCCTACGCGTTCTTCGTCCCGCTGGGCAACGGCATCGGCATGCCCGACACCATCGTCCTCGTCGGCCTCTACGTCACCTACATCGCCATCATCATCCGCGGCGACGTCGAGGACCACGAAGAGCAGGTCGGCGTCCCGGCGTACTTCCAGTCGCTCTCGAAGATTCCGCGCATCCTCACCGTCCTCGTGCTGTTCGCCTACTCCGGCGTGATGATCTACACCGCGGTCCACCCGTTCGCCCACGGGTTGGAGGAACTCGGGACGGCCGCCGGCATCCCGCCGTTCTTCATGATCCAGTGGATCGCGCCGCTGGCCTCCGAGTCGCCCGAACTCATCGTCGTCGCCTACCTCGTCAACAAGGCGCGTTCGACCGCCGGGTTCAACGCGCTCATCTCCTCGAAGCTCAACCAGTGGACGCTGCTCATCGGGACGCTCGCGGTCGTCTACAGCATCGCCGCCGGCCAGATCGGCACGCTTCCCTTCGACCACAAGCAGACCGCCGAAATCTGGATCACGGCAGCCCAGAGCTTCTTCGCGCTGGCCATCCTCTCGAACTTCGAGATCAGCGTCCGGGAGGCGGTCGCCATCCTGGTGCTGTTCCTCACTCAGTTGGTCGCGGAGTTCTACGTCATCCGGACGGTGGCCGAACCCCAGGCGACCGAACTCAGCATCCTCATCCTCTACGCCTACACCGCGGTCTACCTCGTGCTGGGCGCGGTGCTGTTCGCGATGCGGCGCGCGGAACTCAAGTATCTCGTCGGTCGCACCGTCGACAACGCCCGCGACGCCATCGGCGGTCGGTCCGGGCAGGTCGACCACGCCGACTGA
- a CDS encoding D-aminoacyl-tRNA deacylase: MIAIVVSRADSASVHVGEHLLELADWEQREDDLLADAEGGGTYYRREGFELREFDALHLDVEDAAGPFDSPDCLVFASRHSGDTGPLLTAHFTGNFGPAKYGGTEGGLAEACPNALARLLDAFAEHAPEEYEVGMECTHHGPSEVGVPSLFAELGSDEPQWDDPDGARAVARSILDLRGVAPHRDRQMVGFGGNHYAPRFTRIARETDWAVGHVAADWGLDEMGAPEHNRDVLARAFEASRADRVVVDGDRPDLEAEVADLGFEVVSETWVRETTGVPLALVESLEADLAPVGEGLRFGDPARCDDADGPDEYELVDLPEELLAEVQGIDADAAREAVEVNVLAFETEQSGTRAVGRAASRGPADREALVAALADVLAEKYDSVAREDDAVVARQTTFDPGKARDLGVPEGPEFGKLSAGEAVTVGDEEIPPEAVRTERTVRFPV, from the coding sequence GTGATAGCCATCGTCGTCAGCCGCGCCGACTCGGCCTCCGTCCACGTCGGCGAGCACCTGCTGGAGCTGGCCGACTGGGAACAGCGCGAAGACGACTTGCTGGCCGACGCCGAGGGCGGCGGTACCTACTACCGGCGCGAGGGGTTCGAACTCCGGGAGTTCGACGCCCTCCACCTCGACGTCGAGGACGCCGCCGGACCCTTCGACTCGCCGGACTGCCTCGTCTTCGCCTCCCGGCACTCCGGCGACACCGGTCCGCTGCTGACCGCCCACTTCACGGGCAACTTCGGCCCCGCGAAGTACGGCGGAACGGAGGGCGGCCTCGCGGAAGCGTGCCCGAACGCGCTCGCGCGACTGCTCGACGCCTTTGCCGAGCACGCGCCCGAGGAGTACGAGGTCGGCATGGAGTGTACCCACCACGGCCCCTCCGAGGTCGGCGTTCCCTCGCTGTTCGCGGAACTCGGCAGCGACGAACCCCAGTGGGACGACCCCGACGGCGCGCGAGCGGTCGCCCGGTCGATTCTCGACCTGCGGGGCGTCGCCCCGCACCGCGACCGACAGATGGTCGGCTTCGGCGGCAACCACTACGCGCCCCGGTTTACTCGCATCGCCCGCGAAACCGACTGGGCGGTCGGCCACGTCGCCGCCGACTGGGGCCTCGACGAGATGGGCGCGCCGGAGCACAATCGGGACGTGCTTGCCCGAGCCTTCGAGGCAAGTCGTGCCGACCGCGTGGTGGTCGACGGCGACCGCCCCGACCTCGAAGCCGAGGTCGCCGACCTCGGCTTCGAGGTAGTGAGCGAGACGTGGGTCCGGGAGACGACGGGCGTCCCGCTCGCGCTGGTCGAGTCGCTGGAGGCCGACCTCGCGCCGGTCGGCGAGGGCCTGCGGTTCGGCGACCCTGCGAGGTGCGACGACGCCGACGGTCCGGACGAGTACGAACTCGTAGACCTCCCGGAGGAACTGTTGGCGGAGGTCCAGGGTATCGACGCCGACGCCGCCCGCGAGGCCGTCGAAGTGAACGTCCTCGCGTTCGAAACCGAGCAGAGCGGGACGCGGGCGGTCGGCCGGGCCGCGAGTCGCGGCCCGGCCGACCGCGAAGCGCTGGTGGCGGCGCTGGCCGACGTGCTGGCCGAGAAGTACGACTCGGTCGCGCGCGAGGACGACGCGGTGGTCGCGCGCCAGACGACCTTCGACCCGGGAAAGGCCCGCGACCTCGGCGTGCCGGAGGGGCCGGAGTTCGGGAAACTCTCGGCGGGAGAGGCAGTGACGGTGGGCGACGAGGAGATACCGCCCGAGGCGGTCCGGACCGAGCGGACGGTCCGGTTCCCGGTCTGA